The sequence CGCACGCTTCCGGCAGACGGGCGCGGACAACATCGTGTGGCTGGTGGATCAGGTCAGCAGCGACCCGGGCAGCAACCCGCCGCCCGATCCCGGGCTGGAGATCCCGACCGGGCCGCCGAATGCGATTCTCTTCAATGGCCAGCCCCTTATGTGGGATGGCGAATACCTCGTGTGGACGGCGGGCTCGGCCCTCACCTACGAGGGCAACCGCCTGCTCTATCAGGGGCAGTTGCTGCGATATCCCATCACCTGATCCAAAATCATGGCAATCGAACTGAATGGAGCGCCGGAGGCGGTCGTGGGACCGATCCGCGATGCGCTGCTGGCCGCCGCAAAAGGACAGCCGAATGCTTTCGGCGCGAAGCAGACCTTTGGCCGCGGGGTATCCCTCACGGGGCTGGCCCTGACGGATGCCGCCAACATCCAATGGGATCTCGCCCTCGGCGGATTCGCGGCAGTCACGCTGGCCGGAAATCGCACGCTGGAGCTGCTTAACCTGGCCCCCGGCGTCCACCGGCTGCGGGTGACGCAAGGCGTCGGCGGGAACCACACGCTTGCGTTCGCGGCGGGGGTCACGGTGCGGACCCCGGGCGGGACCGCGATCACGCTATCAACGGCAGCCGGGGCCGTCGATTGGCTGACCATCCTGCACGTCGGCGGCACGACCATCGACGTGATTACAGAGCCCGGCTTCCAGGCGATCTAACCTCACTTTCCGACCATGGCTGACATTGAAATCACCTCTGCCGATCCGGCGACCATCGCGGGCATCCGCGCTGCCCTGGGCGCGCCCGATGCGGCGCGCACGCTCCGATTTCCCGACGCCGAAGTAGCGCCGCCGAGCCCGGTGCTACCGAGCGCTGCAACCCGCGCGAGCAAGCTGCTCGGCTTCACTTCTGGCGGAGCGCTGGAGGCGACGACCGGCGGGGGTGGCGGCGGCGGGCAATTCGTCGCTCCACTCGTGTCGAGCTTCACCGGCGGCTGGGTGAACCAGGGCACAGCGACGGCGACGGACATCGCGGCGGGCGGCCTGCTCGGTGGGCTGGCTCAACTGCGGATGTTCAAGATCGCGGCCGCTGCCGGAGAACAGGTGACCGCGCTAGTGAAGCCGCTGAGCGGGGCCTCCGCATGGTCCTACACGGCGGTCCTGTCTTGTCGCCTGCCTGCGACCGGAAACCACTGCATGGGCCTTCTCCTCCGCGAATCCTCGTCGGGGAAGCTGATCCTCTACCCGATGCGGAACGAGGCTTTCCAAGTCATGAAATTCAACAGTCCCACCTCGTGGTCAGCCATGGGCGGCGCGGCGGAAATGTCGGATATCCTCCCGGGATTCGGGCGGACCAATCCACCGCCTTCCGTGTGGGTCTTCCGCCTGGTCTGCAACGGCACCAACATTGTCTTCAGCGTGTCGCCGGACGGGCAGTTGTGGACGCAGGTCCACAGCGCGGTCAAAGCGGACTTCATGGTTCCGAACCAGGTCGGCCTATTCATCGACCCCATCACCAACCCCGGCAGATCGGACCTGCGATGCTTTCACTGGGAGGAGTCGTGAGTAAAAGTGCTCATTTCTGACCAACAGTAATCTGAAGATGGAGTTGGTGTAAATGCGGTGTAAATGAGCGCGGGGTGAAAAATCCTTAATCCTACAAGAGGTGTTGAGTGGTAAGAGCCCACCGCGTGTCCGGGCAACCGGCACGGCACGGCAAACCCCGCGTGGTGCAAGACAGAACAGGGGAAGGGTGCCCGCCCGTCGTATCCCCGGGTATTAGTCGCATCCCGCGCAAGCGGGAGTCCGCTCCGGCGGACAGAGAAATGATCGTCACCCCCGGACACAGGGTCCGGGGACCACAGAATCCGGCTTACAGGAGAGCGGCCCGTCTCCTTCCAGAATCAAGAGCAGTTCCGAGGGTGTTGAGGCGACTGCGAACGCCCGCTTGCCCGGCCTCTACTTGGAGTGCCTCGCCCTCCATGGCGTGAGCATGCCAAGCCCATTTCTTCAGTGATCATAAAGATCGGCCCAAAATACCCAGACTAGGATCAACAGGAAGCCGATCGACGATATGCGATCCGTCGCTGATGCGCCCCATAGAAAAACAGCCCAGAGGGAGAAGATCACAATCACCGCCATTCCCACGATTGAAAGGGGCTTGAACCACCGCTTGTGGTAGCCGAACACGGCTGCGATCCAGCAACAAAGAAAGCCGACAAACCCACCGGTGATTATCGGGTGGAGAAACAGGCTGCCACTAAGATGTGAAAATATCATGGTGGTCACAATCGTGAGCGCCCCGGTGGACAGGAACCCGATGGAGTAGAAAATGATGAGCGCGGGTCGCAGAGGGTGGTTTTTTACCTGATGATCGGACACTTGATTGGTCAAAGGTTGAAGGTTTGAAAAGTGGGCCAGGATGTCTTGCTCTCGGCTCTCCTGGGGACGCCGGGCAGATATTCCTCCTGATTCAGCGATTGGTCATTGTAGCGATTTGAATCATTGCCCCGTCTCCTGATCCGTGCCCGGAACTACTGCTGGCGCAGTAATTTGCTCGCTGGCCATCCATTCGGACCAGCCGTCCAGCCCGTATTTCGCGATCGCCTGCTCTTTGCTCAGGGGGCTCGTATTACATTTCAGATGCCGTTCTCCATCCGGCAGCCATTCGAATTGATGGGTCATGTCGTTGTGTGCCATCGCGCGGGTAGGACCCTTCTCGGGAGTCCATCCCTCGGCGAGAGCCCACCGGATGGCAGCCACCACCGAAGCCGGCCTGATCTCGAATTCCCAAGGCCGGGGATCGATGAACAGGACGAAGGGCTGTCCCTCACGGCCAACGGTGAAAACGTCCGCGCTGCAGAGCGGGCAATGCGCGCTGTAGTGCCACAGGAAAGTGGAGCCGTCCACTACCAGAGTCCTCGTTCCTTTCCTAGGCCAGGCCATGTGAGTCGTGATTTCGGGAGAAGGTTGGAGAGACAAGGAAAAGTGCGTGGCACCATTGCAAATGGACGACCTGTCACATTCGCAATGTGGGAAAGATGGCGGGAATCAATGCGGCGCATTGTCGTTGTCTGGTGATGCACCTTGTCGTTCTCGTTTGCTCTTACGCAAGCGGGACAGAGCCTCGGGAGCCAGCAATCCCATGGTAACCGAGAATACTGCTACGGATGCCATCATTTGGATCCGGCCGCAGTCGCCCTTCCGTGCACTGATCGTCCACGCGGGATGAAGGGCGAATAGGAGAAGGCAGGCATAGGCTGACCCATTCCAAAAAGGCCTGGGGCGCAGCCAAAACAGATATGCCGCAGCCAGACCCGTGACGAAGGCGGAAAAATATCCGAGGGCGATGTTTTGAGCAATCGTCTGTGCTGCGCCGGGTCCGCTGCACGCCACAATACAGGTTTCGAGAGACATCAAGGTTTTGGCAGTTTGAGGCCCGGACAAGTCCTACCACAAAATCGCCGAATGCTGTTCAAAATATTTCAAGCATGAGAGATCGGTCTCGGAGCGCTACGATCTACGGCAATCGTAGGAGATCGATGATCCCGCCCGGCGACCGGTATTCTGTTAGATCGGCCTCGGACGGCAGGTACCTTTTTCGCGTAGGGTGGGTCGGGCGATCCTCCGGGAGAGAAGACCTGCTTGGAATGGTAAGTCGCTAGGGTTCCTGCCGTTGGCGGAATCGCGACCATGCGGGGCAAGAGAGCGGGTCTCTAACTGGTCCGGATGGGGTGGTTTTTTGTCGTTGACCATCAGGTTTCGCGAACCTTTGGAATGCCGCGCATTTTACTTGCCCCTACATCTGTCCCTTACGCCTGCATGACTAAAACGACCTCTTCCCGCTTCCTTGCCGCAATGGCTTCGCTCTTCCTCGCCGCTTCGGCTTCCGGCGCGACGATCGCGGGCTACGCTCCCACCACCGGCCTTACCTCGACCTATGCCCGCCATGGCATCTCCTTCACCACCGCGGATGACGGCACCGCGGACAAGCTGGAGACCATCGCCTTCTTCAATGGTTCCACGGTCTCCGGCAACGGAATGCTCTACCTCTTCACGTCGGCTTATCTTGATGCGCCGATCAATATCGAAGGTGATGTCGGCGCCATCGCGTCGGCGGCCTTCGTTGCCGGCGTGGGCTTCGACTTCTCCACGTCGAATATCACGCTGCTTCCCAATACCACCTACTTCGCCTACTCGCGGGCAGGTTTCTATGTCTCCACCACCACCGGCAATGGCTATGCCGGAGGCGCACATTTCCAGGCTGGAAACAATTTTGATGCCTATGTCGGCTCGACCGGTCGCGACGCTGCCTTCCTGGTGACGGGCACCGCGGTGCCGGAACCGGGCAGCCTCGCCCTGGTCGCCGGTGGCCTGCTCGCCGCAGCAGCGCGCCGCCGCCGGAAGTGAGTTCCGCTTTACCCACGGCAGGGAAAGGCACTCGCCTTTCCCTGCATTTTTGCCCGGGTCTGAGGGGCATCGTCCCTGCTCGTGCGTTCAAACCAGCTTGATGTCGGATTCCCTGAGAGGTTGCTTGGACAGGGAATAGATGCTGACCGAAGAACAAGCGATGGAGGTGGCGTGGAGACTTGCCGAATCAGCGGCGACGCATCTCCGTTTTCCTCTCCGTTCCGAGCCGACGAGGGTTTCCCTCGATGATCACTCCGGCGGTCACGAAGCTCTCGGGATCTCCACGAGTTTCTGGGCCTTCATTTTCCGGATGGAAGTGCCCGAGGGAAGCATGATTCACCCTGACTTCGTCCACATCGTGGTCGATCCTCTCACCGGCAATGCTGCCTTTCTCCCGCTCTTGTGATGGGTTCTTCCAAGATGCCGCCGCTGGTGATCGAGCGGCGAATCACGGTTTGCCCGTGATCCTCCGGTCAGTGTTTTTCTTGCAGGTGGGGCATACCCAAACGACATGCCTCAAGCTGGGGTCATCGTGAGCCCTGAAGTAACCGTCGTTCTTGTTGTTCTTGCTGTTGGATGGAAAGCCTGGCGCACCTACCGGAACTTCGACGGTTCTTGCCATAGACGCTTTGTGAGTGTCGCAGACGGATGAGTCATGGACCAACTTTTCACCTTCGTGGATCCTGATCGCGATAAAGCGGTGCGGGTGGTCGGGGTGTCCAATGGTGGAGCATTCCAAGAGATCAACATCATAGGAAGTGCCGCTTTTGAAGCTCGGGTTGTCGAGCTTGATGCTGGCATGGATCAGTTTGCCGCATTCCGGCTGTATTTGAAGCACCTCGGTTTTGGCGTCGTAGGAGAGATGGCCTCTCGTGCGGATCGGGGCTTCCCGGATCTTGTAGGAGCGGACATCGAATTCCTGACCCTGGCCGGAGGATGTTGTGGCGAAGCGGGTGCCGCTGCATGAACAAATTGCCAGAATGAAAAGGATCGCCGACGACCTTTTCATCAATACAGGAGGTCTCATGGCTATATGTTTATCGGGGGGGCTCGATGGAGAGATTCTCTCCGAGACAGCTAGTGGCAAGTCTCGACTGGTCACGACGGCAGGGACTCGAAATGGTTCCGATTCGTGCGGCATGAAGGGGGCGCCTGATCACGATAGAACTCTCGCCGACCGACAATTGGCCCCAATATCCGTATTGCGTATCAAGACTGCTTTTCGACTCGCGTCTTCGATTTGCGCGAAGCCGGTTTAGCCCTCTTCGAGCGCCGCCAGTCGCGAGCTATCTCCGCCTGCCGTTTCTTGAGATCTCCTGGCGCGCTAATCCCGAGCTTGTCCAAGAGTTCATTCTCAACGGGGGTCCGTTCATGATGCATGGGTTTTCCATCTAGAAAGACCTCTTCAGCAATCCTGATGAAGCTTTGGTTGTTTTCCCAAACGCACATTATCGGCAATGTGCGGAATTCGGTCTCAGTTGCGGGGCGTTCTTCGTCGTAGCCGAGCGTTACAATACCATTTAGCAAAGAGGTCAGGACAGGCGGGACCATGAAGTCGTCTGCTTCCAGTGGTAGGATGTCCAGCATCATTGACCCCGAGTGAGCGAGTGAGCGAACGTCGAAGCATCCCTGCCATAGCACTGGCGGGCCTGAAATTGCTTGCACAGTTGGCTTCTCCGAGCCGTGCCAATCCAGTAAAGCTCCCCAGAACGAAAATCGGCTCTTCCCGCTTTTCCGGCGGGGGGAATAAACCCGTCCGCAGGCGTAGCTGCCATCGCGAAGCGGAATGTCCCAGATCATCCCTCTGGCCAAAAAGGAATTGGACTTGGGAAGGAAGGGGAATGTCACATCGCCGGTAGGCATGGATTCATGAAATAAATAACATGGAAATGGTCAAGCAGACGGGTTTGGCATTTTGTTCTATTCCTCCGAGGTGAAGGAAAGAGAGATAATTGTAAGATGATGCGTTAATTTATCTTCCCTACCTCAGCTCCCACGGCTCCTCCTGGTGTTCTGCGGAGCGGGGCTCGAGGTGGGAGATGACGCGGACGTCCTGGCCGATTTGTGCGGCGACTCGGCCTTCGAGTTCGGTGGCGATTTCGTGGGCGTCGCCGAGGTCGGTTTCGTCGGGGAAGACGAGGTGGAATTCAACCCAATGCGTGCGTCCGGAGTGGCGGTGGCGGAGATTGTGGTAGGAGAGGCCCCGGGTGGCGCAGTCGGCGTCGAGGATGTCGCGCAGTTCCTTTTCCACGGCCAGGTCGGCCTCGTCCATCAGCCCGCCGAAGCTCTCGCGCATCAGCCGCCAGCCGGTCCACAGGAGCTTGCTGCCGGCGAGGATCGCGCAGATGGGGTCCCACCAGCGCCAGCCAGTGAAGTACACCAGGCCGAGCGCGATGATCACCGCGCCGCTGGTCCATACGTCCGCGAGCACGTGCTCGCCATTCGCGCGCAGCACCTGGGAGTTGTGCTTCCTGCCCACGCGCAGCAGCGCCATGCCGAGCACCAGGTTCACCGCGGCGGCTCCGGCGGTGACGAGGATGCCGAGGCCCATGCTCTCGATCACGGAGCCGCTGATCGCCTGGCGGCCCGCATCGTAGAGGATGAGCAGCGCCGCCGCACTGATCATCGCGCCCTCGAACCCCGAGGAAATGAAGGCCACCTTGTCATGGCCGAAGTGATGCGTGTCGTCGGACGGCTTGTGCGCCAGCCGCAGTGCCCATGCGGCAAAGGCCACGGCGAGCAAGTGGGTCACGGACTCCGCGGCGTCTGAGTAAATCGCCGAGGATCCCGTCATGGCCGCCGCGATCGTCTTCGCGACGAGCAGCACCACCGCCACGGCGAGTGACAGGGTCATCATGCGGGATTGGTCTTCGGGCAGCCTTGGGGACAGCGTCGCGCTCACGGCGGAAAGCGTGGGATTTCCCGCGGCGCGTGCAACTTCATCGGAAATTCATTGGCCACTGGCCGCGTAACCGATTGAACTCAAACCCCCACGTTGAAGCGGTTTCTCCTAACAATCTTAGCCACGGCAGGAATTGTAAGCGCTGTCTGCTGGCATTTCCGCGATCGCCTGCCGGTCGCGTGGCAAACCGTGTCCGCGCCGCTCGTCACAAAACCGGCCCCTGACTCCGCCCGCTACGAGGAGCTGAAGGAAGAGGCGGAGCGCTGGCGGAAGGATCTCTCCTCGAAGTACGCCAAGGCTCGTACCAATGAGGAAAAGGACCGCGTGATCGCGGAGACCCGCAGCTTCCTGGAGACCCTGCTGCCGGAGATGATGCTGTGCTGGCTCGGCACCCCGTGGGACTTCAATGGCACGTCGGAGGTCCCGGGCGAGGGGAAGATCGCGTGCGGCTACTTCGTCTCCACGGTGCTGCGCGATGCGGGCTTCAAGCTGGACCGCTACAAGCTCGCCCGCCAGCCCTCGCAGAATATCATCCGCACCTTCCTCCCGGCGGACGCGATGACGCTGCGGGTGGGTGTCTCCTACGACACCTTCGCGGGGGAGCTGGCCATGGTGGAGCCCGGCGTGCGGATCATCGGCCTGGACAGCCATGTCGCCTTCCTCGTCACCCGGCCGGATGGCTTCCGCTTCATCCACTCCTCCGGCTCCGCGCCATGGTGTGTGGTGGACGAGGACCGCGAAGCGGCGGAAGTACTACGCCGCTCGAACTACCGAGTCCATGGCCTTCTCACCGGGGATCGCACCGTGCTGCTGCGCTGGCTGCGGGCGGAAAAAATCGCGGTGAAGGAATCCTCCACCGCGAGCAGCTAGGCGGCGCGCCGGTGATCGTCTCACCGGCACCCGCCAGATTGATAAGCGCCTCAGGCGACTCCGGCCACCGATCCGCCGTTAATCTCGGCTGCGATCTCGTCGGCACGGGTGAAGAGACCTTCCTCGCGCAGGAATGCGGAGTAGTTCTCGGCCACGGCCACGAGGTCTTCGGCGTATTCGATCCCCAGCGACTTGAAGCCGGCGATTGACTTCTCGAAGTGCCGCTGCGCCCACGCCTTGTCACCGGTGGCCAGCAGCGCCAGCGCGAGGTTGTTGTGGGATTGGGCGGTGTCGTGATGATTCTCGCCGAAGAGCTTGCGGCGTGCATCGAGCGCCATCAGGTGCATCTCGCGGGCCTGTTCGAAGTAGCCGGCCGATTGATAGAGCGCGCCGATATTGTTGGACACGGAGGCCGTCTCCTCGTTGTCGGGGCCCAGCTCCTTGTGAAGGATTTCCAAGGCACGCAGGAAGTGCGCCTCGGAGCCTTCCACGTCGCCGCCCGCCTTCTTCAGGTAGGCGATGTTGTTGGACATCGAGGCAATGTCGAGCAGCGCGGGTGGCTCGGATGCCTCGAAGTAGTGGATGGCCTGTTGCCAGAGTTCGGCGGCGCGCTCGCTGTTGCCGAGCTGGTCGTGCACCGCGCCGTAGCCGGCGTAGAGGCGGCCGATCTGTGAACTGCGGTCCGGGCGATTCTCAAGCTGCTCGATGGCCTGCTTGTAATCGTCCCGCGCTTCCTCGAGGAGGCCGAGCTGGCGATAGACGTCCGCGCGCACCTCGAGGGAGCTGGCGAACTCGTCGATGCTCTCCAGGTCGCTGCTGAGCATCTGCTGCGCCTTGAGGACTGCAGCGGTCGCGGCGTGGACTGCTTCGTCGAGGTCTCCCACGGCGACGAGTTCATCGACACGGCCGCGGAGGATTTGAATCAGGGTAGCTGTTGGTGAGTCCATGGCTTGTATTTACTTTAAATCACCGGTTTCGGTTTCCGCAACGGGTATTTCTGCTGCGGGTGAAAGTCGTTCCATCAATTGGGCACGCTGCGGAGGGAGGCTGCCGAGCGTTTCGCGGAGCGCGCTGACCGCCTGCTTGCGTTCGCGCAGAATGCCCAGATTTCTCGCGAGTTCCTGCTCGAAATGCACCATTGCACGTATGGAAGGGCCGTTAGATGCGACATGATCGAGCCCTCTTCGCAGTAAATCGGCCAATTCCGGTTCCGGGTGGTCACGCTCGATCAGCAGCTCCAGCAGGCGGCACCAATAGCCTGACAAAAGCATTGCATTGTAATTACCGCGGATCGGCTCCCGCGTGGTGGCCACCGCGACTTCCCGCAGGCCGTGCAGCTCTCCGGTGCGCGCCTTCGCCCAAGTGATCTCGGCGTCGAAAAACAGGTCCAGCTTCCCGGCGAACTGGCTTTTCGGGCTGCGCGCACCCTTCGCCACGGTCTTGATCAGCCCGTGCCCTGCCGTGAACCAATGTACGATCCAACTGGTGTCGGTCAGCTTGGTCAGACGGATCAGGGTGCCGTGGCAGTGCTCCATGTCGCTAGAGGATAACCCGGGAATCAGGCAGAGGTTTCATCATCGCAGGATCGGCGGAGGAATCGGCAGGATTCGTCCACCGCATGAATCGGTCTGAGGGGCCGGGGCGTGATTTATTCGCATGGCGTCAGCACCCAGACGCCGTGGGGATTGTGGAAAAGGTCATCCGCCTCATGTCGCCCATCTTCTTCCAGCGTCAATCGGAAGCGAATCGATTCTTCGGACAGGCTGACGGTGTGGCCGGACTCCAAATGGGGATTTGAGACGATCTGATAGAGATTGAACTGGTTGATCAGGTGTGCCGCTTCCTCGGCATCGAAGTCCGTGGGAATGCTGCACTCGGGCAGTCC comes from Luteolibacter flavescens and encodes:
- a CDS encoding cation diffusion facilitator family transporter, with protein sequence MMTLSLAVAVVLLVAKTIAAAMTGSSAIYSDAAESVTHLLAVAFAAWALRLAHKPSDDTHHFGHDKVAFISSGFEGAMISAAALLILYDAGRQAISGSVIESMGLGILVTAGAAAVNLVLGMALLRVGRKHNSQVLRANGEHVLADVWTSGAVIIALGLVYFTGWRWWDPICAILAGSKLLWTGWRLMRESFGGLMDEADLAVEKELRDILDADCATRGLSYHNLRHRHSGRTHWVEFHLVFPDETDLGDAHEIATELEGRVAAQIGQDVRVISHLEPRSAEHQEEPWELR
- the recO gene encoding DNA repair protein RecO; this translates as MEHCHGTLIRLTKLTDTSWIVHWFTAGHGLIKTVAKGARSPKSQFAGKLDLFFDAEITWAKARTGELHGLREVAVATTREPIRGNYNAMLLSGYWCRLLELLIERDHPEPELADLLRRGLDHVASNGPSIRAMVHFEQELARNLGILRERKQAVSALRETLGSLPPQRAQLMERLSPAAEIPVAETETGDLK
- a CDS encoding tetratricopeptide repeat protein, encoding MDSPTATLIQILRGRVDELVAVGDLDEAVHAATAAVLKAQQMLSSDLESIDEFASSLEVRADVYRQLGLLEEARDDYKQAIEQLENRPDRSSQIGRLYAGYGAVHDQLGNSERAAELWQQAIHYFEASEPPALLDIASMSNNIAYLKKAGGDVEGSEAHFLRALEILHKELGPDNEETASVSNNIGALYQSAGYFEQAREMHLMALDARRKLFGENHHDTAQSHNNLALALLATGDKAWAQRHFEKSIAGFKSLGIEYAEDLVAVAENYSAFLREEGLFTRADEIAAEINGGSVAGVA
- a CDS encoding PEP-CTERM sorting domain-containing protein, giving the protein MASLFLAASASGATIAGYAPTTGLTSTYARHGISFTTADDGTADKLETIAFFNGSTVSGNGMLYLFTSAYLDAPINIEGDVGAIASAAFVAGVGFDFSTSNITLLPNTTYFAYSRAGFYVSTTTGNGYAGGAHFQAGNNFDAYVGSTGRDAAFLVTGTAVPEPGSLALVAGGLLAAAARRRRK